A segment of the Nitrospinaceae bacterium genome:
TCGGGCACCTTCATGATCGTCAAACAAGCGCCCACCGAATAATAACGAAACCCATCGGCGAAATTTCGCTTATGGAAACCCCCGTTTATGGCGAATTACTAATTCGCTATAAACAACCTCTCAGCTAGATATTCTTAATCCCGGATCTCAGGAAATATCTTTGCGGTCAATACCGTACCTATCCATTTTATCGTTGAGCGTCCGGCGGGGGATGCCGAGGGTCTTCATTGTATCCTGAACATTTCCCTTGTGTTCGATGAGAGCCTCTTCGATCACGAACTTCTCGAAGGCTTTCACCCTTTGGGGAAAAGGGGCGGGCCCTTCGATTTGATATTGATGAGGACGCCCATCCATTGTCCCCTTTTTCTCCTTACGGGCTATCTTCATCATGCCAGTGCCAAAGAGCACCCAATTGCTCGAAATACCATGCTCCCTATTGAGGTACTCAAGAAAAGAGACTGAGGTCTCCGTCCTCCCCTTCTCGTATAGAGAAATGGTTCCCGCTGACACACCCGCCGTGTTAGCAAATTTCGCCTGGCTAAGCCCCAGAGACTCCCTCACTTTCTGAAGCCGCTTTCCTATTTCTCGTTTTCTTTCCATCGACAAATTCTTCATCACCGACATTTCCCATATAGTTGCTTGGATGGATTCAGTATAACGTGAAACGACATTTTAGGTGCCTGCCCAAAAGTCGTAGCCCCGACGCCTGCCAGAACTCCTTCCCTCTATTTAAGACCCCAGCCATCGGCGAAATTTCGCTTATGAAAAACCCCAAATCGGCGGAATTTCGCCTATGCCACCGGGCGGGCTTTTTTGAAAAATCCCTCGATCTCCTTTGTTTATGGGCATATACTATTTTTAGACCGAATATTCTTATTTTGGCACGGTCCTTGCTCTATATGGGGAGTGACTACAGAGACTCTTCAAAAAGGAGGAGCGCACAAACAAAGCGATTCATACGAAAGCGGATTTTTAAAATTTTTCTCGAAAGGAGCAAGACCTTGAGCACAAAACGAATCACCTCAACGATCACCGCAGTTGTTTTTGCATTCCTCTTTCTTGTCTCGGCTGCCGCGCCAATTGCCTCGGCTCTCACCTACAGCGAGGCTTTTAGCTGGTCGAAAGTCCCTGGCGCCACTAATGCCGTCGACATCGGCATCGGCGCGGGCGGCCATGTCTGGTATCTGGGAGACGGTACGGGCCAAGGCGGCAGCCGTGTCTACAAGTGGAACGGCTCAACCGGCTGGGACTACAAGGGCGGCGAGGGTGTCCGCATCGCCGTCGAACCCAATGGCAACGCCTGGCTCGTAACAAAATCCGGCAACATCTATCGCTATACCGGCAGCAGTTGGACTCGGGTTCAGGGCGCGGGCGGCACCAGTAAAGCCCTCGATATCGGCATCGGCGCGGGCGGCCATGTTTGGTATCTGGGAAATGCCGACACCAATGGCGGCAGACGCGTCTACAAATGGAACGGCTCGACGGGCTGGGATTACATGAACGGCGCCGGTGTTCGCATCGCCGTCGAACCCAACGGCAACGCCTGGGTCGTAACGAGTTCAGGCAACATCTATCGCTACAATGGCAGCGGTTGGACGAGAATGCCGGGCTCGGGTGCTGTCGACATCGGCATTGGCGCGAATGGCCATGTCTGGTATTTGGGAGATGCCGACCTCTCCGGCGGCAAACGCGTCTACAAGTGGAACGGCTCAACGGGCTGGGATTACATGAACGGCGCCGGGTTAAATATCGCCGTCGACACCCAGGGCATCGGCTGGCTCACTTCGGGTGGTGGCAACATCTACCGGGGCGTTGCTGGAAAACAGGTTCCCAACGTCGTGGGACAAACGCAGACCCAGGCCCAGGCCGCGCTCACGGCGATAGGTCTGACCTCCTCCGTCACCGATCAGCTAGTCCTTAACCTACCGGACATCTACGGCAAGGTTGACAGCCAGAATCCGGCTGCGGGCGTATTAGCCAAGCCGGGAGGGGTGGTCGCGCTCAAGGTATACAAAAGAGGTGCTAAAGTGCCCCCCGTTATTGCGGTTGACGGTTATAGGAGTGACACTGGCGGGGTGATAGCCTCATGGAAAGCGGAAGCTAAAAAAAGGGGCCTGAACCCACAAGTTTATACTTGGCCTACAACAGATAGAAAAATTTGGAACAAAATTAAACACCAGACCCCGCCCGCGGAATTCCTTACCGCCGTGGGCACAAGAATTCTTCTTCATATTTACACACCGCAAACAGTGACTGTTCCGAACCTCGTCGGTATGAAGATAATGGATGCCCACAATAAACTAAAAGGGATGGGTGTTTACTCCAACGTGAGAGCTGTCTGGAGTTATGGAGGCAAGACCGTGTATGGTTGGCCGAAGTATTACCAAACGATGTCGAATGACTCCTTGGTGGGTAATGTAAGGACACAGAGCCGCGCGCCGAATACGACTATGTATAAGGAGGGTAAAGTTTATCTCACGGCTATAGCGAACCAAACCCCGCTCGTGCCAGCATTCACAGGCTATGATCATACTGGATATTCGAATTTACTGCGGCACAAATACGGATTTGTTAGTACTATGATGAATGGATATGGCGGACCGGTTCTTAGAGTCTCGCCGGCTGTCGGTACCCGGATTAATCGCTCCAACATGATTTGGATTTGGTCGGGAAAAAAATAGATTCGGCCACCTCCCCCCCGCGCTCAAGAGATTGGGCGCGGGGGTTTTTGTTTTTTTGGGTGCACCTTGACCGATACCCTTTTAAGGCATGCCCGTAGATTCAGCTTCTAGCCGCCAGCAAACCCCCGGCTTACGAGGCCGGGGAAGCGGGGGAGGCCGGGGTTGCCGGGGAGCCCGCCAGCATAATTGTCGTGCCCCCATCGCTCGTGATGCAGGCCCCGTTCATGAAATCGTTTTCTGGGCAGACCATGAAGGCGGATACAGCGGCCATCTCCTCGGGCTCGGCGAAGCGCCGGGCGGGAATCCCCTGGAGGCGGGTGGCGGCGTACTCGGGCTCGGCCTTGAATCTGATTCTAGAGCTCGCGTTCATGGTCGTGCCGGGCAGAAGGCAATTCACCCGAATCCCCTTGGGGCCCAGCTCGACGGCCAGGGCGCGGGTGAGGCTGTGGAGCGTTGCCTTGGTGGCGCAGTAAAGGGCGTTTTCGTTCACGCCCACCTCGCCGAAGATGGAGCCGATGTTAAGGATTCGCCCGCTCCCCTGGGGCACCAT
Coding sequences within it:
- a CDS encoding helix-turn-helix domain-containing protein; this translates as MMKNLSMERKREIGKRLQKVRESLGLSQAKFANTAGVSAGTISLYEKGRTETSVSFLEYLNREHGISSNWVLFGTGMMKIARKEKKGTMDGRPHQYQIEGPAPFPQRVKAFEKFVIEEALIEHKGNVQDTMKTLGIPRRTLNDKMDRYGIDRKDIS
- a CDS encoding PASTA domain-containing protein produces the protein MSTKRITSTITAVVFAFLFLVSAAAPIASALTYSEAFSWSKVPGATNAVDIGIGAGGHVWYLGDGTGQGGSRVYKWNGSTGWDYKGGEGVRIAVEPNGNAWLVTKSGNIYRYTGSSWTRVQGAGGTSKALDIGIGAGGHVWYLGNADTNGGRRVYKWNGSTGWDYMNGAGVRIAVEPNGNAWVVTSSGNIYRYNGSGWTRMPGSGAVDIGIGANGHVWYLGDADLSGGKRVYKWNGSTGWDYMNGAGLNIAVDTQGIGWLTSGGGNIYRGVAGKQVPNVVGQTQTQAQAALTAIGLTSSVTDQLVLNLPDIYGKVDSQNPAAGVLAKPGGVVALKVYKRGAKVPPVIAVDGYRSDTGGVIASWKAEAKKRGLNPQVYTWPTTDRKIWNKIKHQTPPAEFLTAVGTRILLHIYTPQTVTVPNLVGMKIMDAHNKLKGMGVYSNVRAVWSYGGKTVYGWPKYYQTMSNDSLVGNVRTQSRAPNTTMYKEGKVYLTAIANQTPLVPAFTGYDHTGYSNLLRHKYGFVSTMMNGYGGPVLRVSPAVGTRINRSNMIWIWSGKK
- a CDS encoding SDR family oxidoreductase codes for the protein MPEKRLKGQRAIITGASAGIGASIAERYAAEGASIWAAGGRDEEGLKRVIEACRAEGVQADGSPYDLADASCASNIISEGAKFLGGLDILVNCAGARAPGPFTDFEDDDIVRVFHVNAIAAFIASRDAARIMVPQGSGRILNIGSIFGEVGVNENALYCATKATLHSLTRALAVELGPKGIRVNCLLPGTTMNASSRIRFKAEPEYAATRLQGIPARRFAEPEEMAAVSAFMVCPENDFMNGACITSDGGTTIMLAGSPATPASPASPAS